One Thiohalomonas denitrificans DNA segment encodes these proteins:
- a CDS encoding CvpA family protein, giving the protein MSMNWADYSILAIIALSLLISLVRGFTKEALSLAGWLVAFWVALTFANNLEPLLQPYIEVPSVRLSVAFAVLFLVTLLLATLVNFMAVQLVRKTGLSGTDRFIGAFFGIARGVVVVLALVILAGLTALPEDPWWSASLLIPYFQETAIWVRYYLPDELANSIHY; this is encoded by the coding sequence TTCTCGCTATCATTGCGCTGTCGCTTCTGATCAGTCTTGTGCGAGGCTTCACCAAGGAGGCTCTGTCACTGGCAGGCTGGTTGGTTGCCTTCTGGGTGGCGCTGACCTTTGCGAACAATCTGGAACCACTTTTGCAGCCTTATATCGAAGTGCCGTCGGTAAGGCTGTCCGTGGCGTTTGCCGTGCTGTTCCTGGTTACGCTGCTATTGGCGACGCTGGTGAATTTCATGGCGGTTCAGCTGGTACGCAAGACCGGGCTTTCCGGTACGGACCGATTTATCGGGGCCTTTTTCGGCATCGCACGTGGCGTAGTCGTCGTGCTCGCTCTGGTGATTTTGGCGGGGCTCACCGCACTGCCGGAAGATCCCTGGTGGAGCGCGTCGCTCCTGATCCCTTACTTCCAGGAGACGGCCATCTGGGTTCGGTATTATTTGCCGGATGAACTGGCCAACTCCATCCATTATTGA